One region of Streptomyces subrutilus genomic DNA includes:
- a CDS encoding LacI family DNA-binding transcriptional regulator codes for MAGVTSPLRLTDIAAQAQVSEATVSRVLNGKSGVAAGTRHKVLAALDLLGYERPVRLKRRSNGLVGLLIPELTNPIFPAFAQVIEQALAGHGYTPVLCTQTPGGATEDELVEQLEERGVTGIVFLSGLHADAHADPSRYQRLAARGTPFVLINGFNEQVNAPFISPDDRAAAEMAVRHLEDLGHRRIGLAIGPTRYVPSARKEQGFVAACPSAEAEGLIQRTLFTVEGGHAAGGALLDRGCTGVVCGSDPMALGVIRAARERGLRVPEDVSVVGFDDSPLIAFTDPPLTTVRQPVRAMATAAVGALLEAVAGTPVQRTEYVFQPELVVRGSTGQAPGAG; via the coding sequence GTGGCAGGGGTGACTTCCCCGTTGCGGCTGACGGACATCGCCGCGCAGGCCCAGGTCAGCGAGGCGACCGTCAGCCGTGTGCTCAACGGCAAGTCGGGCGTGGCGGCCGGCACCCGGCACAAGGTGCTGGCCGCGCTCGACCTGCTGGGCTACGAGCGGCCGGTGCGGCTCAAGCGGCGCAGCAACGGGCTCGTGGGGCTGCTGATCCCGGAGCTGACCAACCCCATCTTCCCGGCGTTCGCGCAGGTCATCGAGCAGGCCCTGGCCGGGCACGGGTACACGCCGGTGCTGTGCACGCAGACGCCGGGCGGGGCCACCGAGGACGAGCTGGTGGAGCAGCTGGAGGAACGCGGGGTCACGGGCATCGTGTTCCTGTCGGGCCTGCACGCGGACGCCCACGCCGACCCGTCGCGCTACCAGCGCCTCGCGGCGCGCGGCACTCCCTTCGTCCTGATCAACGGCTTCAACGAGCAGGTGAACGCGCCGTTCATCTCCCCGGACGACCGCGCCGCCGCCGAGATGGCCGTGCGGCACCTGGAGGACCTGGGGCACCGCAGGATCGGGCTGGCGATCGGGCCGACGCGGTACGTGCCGTCGGCCCGCAAGGAGCAGGGCTTCGTGGCCGCCTGCCCGTCCGCGGAGGCGGAGGGCCTGATCCAGCGCACCCTGTTCACGGTCGAGGGCGGCCACGCGGCGGGCGGCGCCCTGCTGGACCGCGGCTGCACGGGCGTGGTGTGCGGGAGCGACCCGATGGCGCTCGGCGTCATACGGGCCGCGCGCGAGCGGGGGTTGCGGGTGCCGGAGGACGTGTCGGTGGTCGGCTTCGACGACTCCCCGCTGATCGCCTTCACCGACCCGCCGCTGACGACGGTCCGCCAGCCGGTCCGCGCGATGGCGACGGCGGCGGTCGGAGCCCTGCTGGAGGCGGTGGCCGGCACCCCGGTCCAGCGCACGGAGTACGTGTTCCAGCCGGAACTGGTGGTGAGGGGCTCGACGGGACAGGCGCCGGGGGCGGGGTGA
- a CDS encoding glycoside hydrolase family 13 protein yields the protein MTQHLADALPTSTGTRPGWWREAVIYQVYPRSFADSNGDGMGDLEGIRSRLPYLKELGVDAVWLSPFYASPQADAGYDVADYRAIDPMFGTLHDADAVIREAHELGLRIIVDLVPNHCSDQHEWFKQALREGPGTPLRERFHFRPGQGASGELPPNDWESIFGGPAWTRVADGEWYLHLFAPEQPDFNWEHPAVQDEFRSILRFWLDLGADGFRIDVAHGLVKAPGLPDLGRDEQLKLLGNQVLPFFDQDGVHEIYRSWRRVLDEYAGDRIGVAEAWTPSADRTALYLRPDELHQAFNFHYLSTGWDADALRAAIDDSLDSMRPVGAPTTWVLSNHDVVRHRTRFGSLERARAAALLMLALPGSAYVYQGEELGLPEVTDLPDEVRQDPSFFKANGQDGLRDGCRVPIPWSGDQAPYGFGSGGSWLPQPAEWAGLSVAAQTGDPASTLELYRTALRIRREHGDLGAGDAVEWLAAPEGVLAFRRGGFVCTVNTTSAAVRLPAAGAVLLASGELADPGVLPADTAVWWQG from the coding sequence ATGACCCAGCACCTCGCCGACGCACTCCCCACCTCCACCGGCACCCGGCCCGGCTGGTGGAGAGAAGCGGTGATCTACCAGGTCTATCCGCGCAGCTTCGCCGACTCCAACGGGGACGGCATGGGGGACCTCGAAGGCATCCGCAGCCGCCTGCCCTACCTCAAGGAACTGGGCGTCGACGCCGTCTGGCTGAGCCCGTTCTACGCCTCCCCGCAGGCCGACGCGGGCTACGACGTCGCCGACTACCGGGCCATCGACCCGATGTTCGGCACCCTGCACGACGCCGACGCCGTCATACGCGAAGCCCACGAACTGGGCCTGCGCATCATCGTGGACCTCGTCCCCAACCACTGCTCCGACCAGCACGAATGGTTCAAGCAGGCCCTGCGCGAAGGCCCCGGCACCCCGCTGCGCGAGCGCTTCCACTTCCGCCCCGGACAGGGGGCCTCCGGGGAGCTGCCGCCCAACGACTGGGAGTCGATCTTCGGCGGGCCCGCCTGGACCCGCGTCGCCGACGGCGAGTGGTACCTGCACCTCTTCGCCCCCGAGCAGCCCGACTTCAACTGGGAACACCCCGCCGTACAGGACGAGTTCCGCTCCATCCTGCGCTTCTGGCTCGACCTCGGCGCCGACGGCTTCCGCATCGACGTCGCCCACGGCCTGGTCAAGGCCCCCGGCCTGCCCGACCTCGGCCGCGACGAGCAGCTCAAGCTGCTCGGCAACCAGGTACTGCCCTTCTTCGACCAGGACGGGGTCCACGAGATCTACCGCTCCTGGCGGCGCGTCCTCGACGAGTACGCGGGCGACCGCATCGGCGTCGCCGAAGCGTGGACCCCGAGCGCGGACCGCACCGCGCTCTACCTGCGCCCCGACGAGCTGCACCAGGCCTTCAACTTCCACTACCTGAGCACCGGCTGGGACGCGGACGCGCTGCGCGCCGCCATCGACGACTCGCTCGACTCGATGCGGCCGGTGGGCGCGCCGACGACGTGGGTGCTGTCCAACCACGACGTCGTACGCCACCGCACCCGCTTCGGCAGCCTCGAGCGGGCGCGGGCCGCCGCCCTGCTGATGCTGGCGCTGCCCGGGTCGGCGTACGTCTACCAGGGCGAGGAGCTGGGCCTGCCCGAGGTGACGGACCTCCCCGACGAGGTCCGCCAGGACCCCTCCTTCTTCAAGGCCAACGGCCAGGACGGGCTGCGCGACGGCTGCCGCGTGCCGATCCCGTGGTCCGGCGACCAGGCCCCGTACGGCTTCGGCAGCGGAGGCAGCTGGCTGCCGCAGCCGGCCGAGTGGGCGGGCCTGAGCGTCGCGGCTCAGACAGGCGACCCGGCGTCCACGCTGGAGCTGTACCGGACGGCCCTGCGGATCCGCCGCGAGCACGGGGACCTGGGCGCGGGCGACGCCGTGGAGTGGCTGGCCGCCCCGGAGGGGGTGCTGGCGTTCCGGCGCGGGGGCTTCGTCTGCACGGTCAACACGACGTCGGCGGCCGTACGCCTCCCGGCAGCGGGGGCGGTGCTGCTCGCCAGCGGTGAGCTCGCCGACCCCGGTGTCCTGCCCGCCGACACCGCGGTGTGGTGGCAGGGGTGA
- a CDS encoding sugar ABC transporter permease, producing MSANTARTRGSRSPLASFGLHATLLAASVVAVFPVLWILLTSLKPAEHAISTDFVKQPTLGNYEYLLEQSHFLSWFANSVLVAGVTTVLGVFIAATTGYAVSRFKFPGMKPLMWTLLITQMFPMAILIVPLYNLMGDLGLLNQPVGLIITYLTIAVPFCAWMMKGFFDTIPVEIDESGRVDGLNPFGTFWRLILPLAKPGLAVTGFYAFITAWGEVAYASAFMVGEENLTLAGGLQTFVTQYTSNWGAMSAASVLIAIPAAIFFVFAQRHLVAGMTAGATKG from the coding sequence ATGTCCGCGAACACCGCCCGTACCCGGGGCAGCCGTTCCCCGCTCGCCTCGTTCGGCCTGCACGCCACCCTGCTCGCGGCGTCCGTCGTCGCCGTCTTCCCGGTGCTGTGGATCCTGCTGACCTCGCTCAAGCCCGCCGAGCACGCGATCAGCACGGACTTCGTCAAGCAGCCGACGCTCGGCAACTACGAGTACCTGCTGGAGCAGAGCCACTTCCTCAGCTGGTTCGCGAACTCCGTCCTGGTCGCCGGCGTCACCACCGTCCTCGGTGTGTTCATCGCCGCCACCACCGGATACGCGGTCAGCCGGTTCAAGTTCCCCGGCATGAAGCCGCTCATGTGGACCCTGCTCATCACGCAGATGTTCCCGATGGCGATCCTCATCGTCCCCCTCTACAACCTGATGGGCGACCTCGGGCTGCTCAACCAGCCGGTCGGCCTGATCATCACCTACCTCACCATCGCCGTGCCGTTCTGCGCCTGGATGATGAAGGGCTTCTTCGACACCATTCCGGTGGAGATCGACGAATCCGGCCGCGTCGACGGGCTCAACCCCTTCGGCACCTTCTGGCGGCTCATCCTGCCGCTCGCCAAGCCCGGCCTCGCCGTCACCGGCTTCTACGCCTTCATCACCGCCTGGGGCGAAGTCGCCTACGCCTCCGCCTTCATGGTCGGCGAGGAGAACCTCACCCTGGCCGGCGGACTGCAGACCTTCGTCACCCAGTACACCTCCAACTGGGGTGCGATGAGCGCCGCTTCGGTCCTCATCGCCATCCCCGCGGCGATCTTCTTCGTCTTCGCCCAGCGTCACCTCGTCGCCGGGATGACGGCAGGCGCCACCAAGGGCTGA
- a CDS encoding carbohydrate ABC transporter permease: MAAHTSQSVAKAAGDDVEKDVAARGRSRRTDSGNRGGLRRALATHWYAWAMIAPVVLVLGVIIGWPLIRGVYLSLTDANERNVSRTIGARHIEATYEFVGLDNYAAVLGDPVFLQRLVWTVVWTVACVSITFTLGLVLANMLNRNFRGRAAYRMALILPWAVPGFVSVFAWRFLFNRDNGILNKILDGGGIAAVPWLDDPTWAKFSVVAVTVWLGVPFMMVALLGGLQSIPGELYEAAEMDGASPWQRFRHITLPGLRAVSMTVILLSTIWTFNMFPVIFLLTRGGPGDSTEILVTQAFREAFVASPRDFAGSATWGVLILALLMIFALVYRRSLRKQGEVW, encoded by the coding sequence ATGGCTGCTCACACCAGCCAGTCGGTGGCGAAGGCCGCGGGTGACGACGTCGAGAAGGACGTCGCCGCCCGCGGCCGGAGCCGCAGGACTGACAGCGGGAACAGAGGCGGACTGAGGCGCGCCCTCGCCACCCACTGGTACGCCTGGGCGATGATCGCCCCGGTGGTGCTCGTCCTCGGCGTGATCATCGGCTGGCCGCTGATCCGGGGCGTCTACCTGTCGCTGACCGACGCCAACGAGCGCAACGTCTCGCGCACCATCGGCGCCCGGCACATCGAAGCCACGTACGAGTTCGTCGGACTCGACAACTACGCGGCCGTGCTCGGCGACCCGGTGTTCCTGCAGCGGCTGGTGTGGACGGTGGTGTGGACCGTCGCGTGCGTGTCCATCACCTTCACGCTCGGCCTGGTCCTGGCCAACATGCTCAACCGGAACTTCCGCGGCCGCGCCGCCTACCGGATGGCGCTCATCCTGCCCTGGGCCGTCCCCGGCTTCGTCTCCGTCTTCGCCTGGCGGTTCCTCTTCAACCGCGACAACGGCATCCTCAACAAGATCCTCGACGGTGGCGGCATCGCCGCCGTCCCGTGGCTCGACGACCCGACCTGGGCCAAGTTCTCGGTCGTCGCCGTCACCGTCTGGCTCGGCGTCCCCTTCATGATGGTCGCCCTGCTCGGCGGACTGCAGTCCATCCCCGGCGAGCTCTACGAGGCCGCCGAGATGGACGGCGCGAGCCCCTGGCAGCGCTTCCGGCACATCACGCTGCCCGGCCTGCGCGCGGTGAGCATGACGGTGATCCTGCTCTCCACCATCTGGACCTTCAACATGTTCCCGGTGATCTTCCTGCTCACCCGGGGCGGGCCGGGGGACTCCACCGAGATCCTGGTGACCCAGGCCTTCCGCGAGGCGTTCGTGGCGAGCCCGCGCGACTTCGCCGGCTCCGCCACCTGGGGCGTACTGATCCTCGCCCTGCTCATGATCTTCGCGCTGGTCTACCGGCGCTCGCTGCGCAAGCAGGGAGAGGTGTGGTGA
- a CDS encoding extracellular solute-binding protein, producing MRRGIAATALVAALALAATACGGDTKDDSGETKTGGELSGTVTWWDTSNDAEKASFQKIAEAFTAKHPKVTVKYVNVPYGDAQNKVKNAFSSGSDAPDVIRADVGWVADFASLGYLDEVPAETAKKVDAEFLPQAAASGKYEGKTYAVPQVIDTLGLFYNKKMLADAGVQPPKTLEELKTAAAAIKAKSGKAGLYLRGDDSYWFLPLIYGEGGDLVDAKNKTVTVDNAAGVKAFQTARDLVTSGAAVTNATDGWTNMQTAFKSGEAAMMINGPWAVADTYAGDQFKDKANLGVAAVPAGSVKAGAPQGGHDLGVYAGSKNRDAAHAFVEYMTSQEVQVQSAKELSLLPTRTAAYEQPDVKSSEMVQFFKPAVDKAVERAWIPENGSLFEPLKVEYTKAITGASSPEDAAKAAGAEFRKILKGWK from the coding sequence ATGCGGCGTGGCATAGCGGCCACCGCGCTGGTCGCGGCCCTGGCGCTCGCGGCGACGGCTTGCGGTGGTGACACCAAGGACGACAGCGGCGAGACCAAGACCGGTGGCGAACTGTCCGGCACCGTCACCTGGTGGGACACGTCGAACGACGCCGAGAAGGCCAGCTTCCAGAAGATCGCCGAGGCGTTCACCGCGAAGCACCCGAAGGTGACCGTCAAGTACGTCAACGTCCCGTACGGCGACGCGCAGAACAAGGTCAAGAACGCCTTCAGCAGCGGTTCCGACGCCCCCGACGTGATCCGCGCCGATGTCGGCTGGGTCGCCGACTTCGCCTCGCTGGGCTACCTCGACGAGGTCCCGGCCGAGACCGCGAAGAAGGTCGACGCCGAGTTCCTCCCGCAGGCCGCGGCCAGCGGCAAGTACGAGGGCAAGACCTACGCGGTACCGCAGGTCATCGACACCCTCGGCCTCTTCTACAACAAGAAGATGCTCGCCGACGCCGGAGTGCAGCCCCCCAAGACGCTCGAGGAGCTGAAGACGGCCGCCGCGGCCATCAAGGCGAAGAGCGGCAAGGCCGGGCTCTACCTGCGCGGCGACGACTCCTACTGGTTCCTCCCGCTGATCTACGGCGAGGGCGGCGACCTGGTCGACGCGAAGAACAAGACGGTCACCGTCGACAACGCGGCGGGCGTCAAGGCCTTCCAGACCGCCCGCGACCTGGTCACCTCGGGCGCGGCGGTCACCAACGCCACCGACGGCTGGACCAACATGCAGACGGCCTTCAAGTCCGGCGAGGCCGCCATGATGATCAACGGTCCGTGGGCCGTCGCCGACACCTACGCCGGCGACCAGTTCAAGGACAAGGCCAACCTCGGCGTCGCCGCCGTCCCGGCCGGCTCGGTCAAGGCGGGCGCCCCGCAGGGCGGTCACGACCTCGGCGTCTACGCCGGTTCGAAGAACCGCGACGCGGCCCACGCCTTCGTCGAGTACATGACCTCGCAGGAGGTCCAGGTGCAGTCGGCCAAGGAGCTCAGCCTGCTCCCCACCCGCACCGCCGCCTACGAGCAGCCCGACGTGAAGAGCAGCGAGATGGTGCAGTTCTTCAAGCCGGCCGTGGACAAGGCCGTCGAGCGCGCCTGGATCCCGGAGAACGGCTCCCTCTTCGAGCCGCTGAAGGTCGAGTACACCAAGGCGATCACCGGAGCGTCGAGCCCCGAGGACGCCGCCAAGGCGGCCGGCGCCGAGTTCCGCAAGATCCTCAAGGGTTGGAAGTAA
- a CDS encoding glycoside hydrolase family 13 protein, with product MTHESTAVQLASASSNAAASTGWWRDAVIYQVYVRSFADSDGDGVGDLRGVRERLPHLARLGVDAVWLTPFYVSPQADGGYDVADYRAVDPLFGDLSDADDLVRAAHALGLRIIVDVVPNHTSEQHAWFRAALAGDPRARERYHFHPGRGPGGAQPPNDWESVFGGPAWTRVEDGSWYLHLFAPEQPDLDWEHPEVAAEFASVLRFWLDLGVDGFRVDVAHGMVKAPGLPDIGRGAQATLIGAQPLPFFDQDGVHAIHRSWRRLLDSYEGPRIGVAEAWVPTSERLARYVRPDELHQAFNFRFLNCPWDAVALRTVIDESLAATASVGAPTTWVLSNHDVVRHRTRYGSLARARAAALLMLALPGSAYVYQGEELGLPEVADLPAEARRDPAFLRTAGQDGLRDGCRVPLPWTGDRPPYGFGPGGAWLPQPADWGGLSVAAQTGDPHSTLELYRAALELRRALPGLGSPDAGPLAWLPAPEGVLLFTRPGFACTLNSRATAVELPAPGRPVLSSAPVDTDGRTVLQPPDSCTWWAI from the coding sequence ATGACCCATGAGTCGACCGCCGTCCAGCTTGCAAGCGCTTCCAGCAATGCCGCCGCGAGCACCGGCTGGTGGCGCGATGCCGTCATCTACCAGGTGTACGTGAGGTCCTTCGCGGACAGCGACGGCGACGGAGTCGGGGACCTGCGCGGGGTCCGCGAGCGGCTCCCGCACCTGGCCCGGCTGGGGGTGGACGCGGTGTGGCTCACCCCCTTCTACGTCTCCCCGCAGGCCGACGGCGGCTACGACGTCGCCGACTACCGGGCCGTCGACCCGCTCTTCGGCGACCTCTCCGACGCCGACGACCTCGTACGGGCCGCCCACGCGCTCGGGCTGCGGATCATCGTGGACGTGGTGCCGAACCACACCTCCGAGCAGCACGCCTGGTTCCGGGCCGCCCTCGCCGGGGACCCGCGGGCCCGGGAGCGCTACCACTTCCACCCCGGCCGGGGCCCGGGCGGCGCCCAGCCGCCGAACGACTGGGAGTCCGTCTTCGGCGGCCCGGCCTGGACCCGGGTCGAGGACGGCTCCTGGTACCTGCACCTCTTCGCCCCCGAGCAGCCCGACCTGGACTGGGAGCATCCGGAGGTCGCCGCCGAGTTCGCCTCCGTGCTGCGCTTCTGGCTGGACCTCGGCGTCGACGGCTTCCGCGTGGACGTGGCCCACGGCATGGTCAAGGCCCCCGGCCTGCCCGACATCGGCCGCGGCGCCCAGGCCACCCTCATCGGCGCCCAGCCGCTCCCCTTCTTCGACCAGGACGGGGTCCACGCGATCCACCGCTCCTGGCGCCGGCTCCTCGACTCCTACGAGGGCCCGCGCATCGGCGTCGCCGAGGCCTGGGTGCCGACCTCCGAGCGCCTCGCCCGCTACGTCCGCCCCGACGAACTGCACCAGGCCTTCAACTTCCGCTTCCTGAACTGCCCGTGGGACGCCGTCGCCCTGCGGACCGTCATCGACGAGTCCCTTGCCGCCACCGCCTCGGTCGGGGCGCCCACCACCTGGGTGCTGTCCAACCACGACGTGGTCCGCCACCGCACCCGCTACGGCAGCCTGGCCCGGGCCCGGGCCGCCGCCCTGCTGATGCTGGCCCTGCCCGGGTCGGCGTACGTCTACCAGGGCGAGGAGCTGGGCCTGCCCGAGGTGGCCGACCTCCCGGCCGAGGCCCGCCGGGACCCCGCCTTCCTGCGCACCGCCGGACAGGACGGGCTGCGCGACGGCTGCCGGGTGCCGCTGCCCTGGACCGGCGACCGGCCGCCCTACGGCTTCGGGCCGGGCGGCGCCTGGCTGCCGCAGCCCGCCGACTGGGGCGGGCTGAGCGTCGCCGCCCAGACCGGGGATCCGCACTCCACCCTCGAGCTGTACCGCGCCGCCCTGGAACTGCGCCGGGCCCTGCCCGGCCTCGGCTCCCCGGACGCGGGCCCGCTGGCCTGGCTGCCCGCGCCCGAGGGCGTACTCCTCTTCACCCGGCCCGGCTTCGCCTGCACCCTCAACAGCCGGGCCACCGCGGTCGAACTGCCCGCGCCCGGCCGCCCCGTACTGTCCAGCGCCCCCGTGGACACGGACGGCCGCACCGTGCTGCAGCCACCGGACTCGTGCACATGGTGGGCAATCTGA
- a CDS encoding LacI family DNA-binding transcriptional regulator produces MTARLADIAAQAGVSEATVSRVLNGKPGVAAATRESVLAALDVLGYERPVRLRQRSAGLVGLITPELDNPIFPALAQVIGQALTRQGYTPVLATQTPGGSTEDELTEMLVDRGVSGIIFVSGLHADTTADMGRYDQLRGQGVPYVLINGFSDKVQAPFVSPDDRAAMQLAVTHLTALGHTRIGLAVGPKRFVPVVRKIEGFRLGMKERLGLAEAETEELIQHSLYSLEGGQAAASALISRGCTAVVCASDMMALGAIRAARQRGLRVPQDVSVVGFDDSPLIAFTDPPLTTIRQPVQAMGQAAVRTLLEEIGGTPAPHSEFVFLPELVVRGSTASGPGQARGRSRP; encoded by the coding sequence GTGACCGCACGGCTAGCCGACATCGCAGCCCAAGCGGGGGTCAGCGAAGCCACAGTCAGCCGCGTGCTCAACGGCAAGCCCGGTGTGGCCGCGGCCACCCGTGAATCCGTGCTGGCCGCGCTCGACGTGCTCGGCTACGAACGGCCCGTACGCCTGCGCCAGCGCAGCGCGGGGCTCGTCGGGCTGATAACCCCCGAACTGGACAACCCCATCTTCCCGGCGCTCGCCCAGGTCATCGGCCAGGCGCTGACCCGGCAGGGGTACACGCCGGTACTGGCCACGCAGACGCCCGGCGGGTCCACCGAGGACGAGCTGACCGAGATGCTCGTCGACCGCGGGGTCTCCGGCATCATCTTCGTCTCCGGCCTGCACGCCGACACCACCGCCGACATGGGCCGCTACGACCAACTGCGCGGCCAGGGCGTCCCCTACGTCCTCATCAACGGCTTCTCCGACAAGGTGCAGGCGCCCTTCGTCTCCCCCGACGACCGCGCCGCGATGCAGCTCGCGGTCACCCACCTGACGGCGCTGGGGCACACCCGGATCGGGCTGGCCGTCGGACCCAAGCGCTTCGTGCCGGTGGTCCGCAAGATCGAGGGCTTCCGGCTCGGGATGAAGGAGCGGCTCGGGCTCGCCGAGGCCGAGACCGAGGAGCTGATCCAGCACTCCCTCTACAGCCTGGAGGGCGGCCAGGCCGCCGCGTCCGCGCTGATCTCGCGGGGCTGCACGGCGGTGGTGTGCGCGAGCGACATGATGGCGCTCGGCGCGATCCGCGCCGCCCGGCAGCGGGGGCTGCGGGTGCCGCAGGACGTGTCGGTCGTCGGCTTCGACGACTCCCCCCTCATAGCGTTCACCGATCCGCCGCTCACCACCATCCGGCAGCCCGTGCAGGCGATGGGGCAGGCCGCGGTCAGGACCCTGCTGGAGGAGATCGGCGGTACGCCGGCCCCGCACAGCGAATTCGTCTTCCTGCCCGAACTGGTCGTCCGGGGCTCCACGGCCTCCGGCCCGGGCCAGGCTCGGGGTCGGAGTCGTCCGTAG
- a CDS encoding phosphatase PAP2 family protein: protein MGEASVKTLETRTDVSSPLVTESEVRTGPERTLLARLRSPRRPRIWFEILLIAVSYWTYSLIRNAVPEQKAAALANADWIWNAERSLGIAVEQTVNHAVNSVTWLIVGMNYYYATLHFIVTIGVLVWIYRFHPGRYAATRLVLFATTGVALVGYYLYPLAPPRLMNGQNFVDTVLVHHTWGSMASGNLKNMSNQYAAMPSMHIGWSLWCGLTIFAVASAPWARILGLLYPAATLVVIVATANHFWLDAVGGMLCLAFGYTASRAWFGSLPHRLPRHPLYAGPHPATALLNRFRR from the coding sequence ATGGGTGAAGCGAGCGTGAAGACACTGGAAACCCGAACGGACGTCTCGTCACCCCTCGTGACCGAGAGTGAGGTCCGGACGGGTCCCGAGCGCACCCTTCTGGCCCGGTTGCGCAGCCCTCGCCGCCCCCGGATCTGGTTCGAGATCCTGTTGATCGCGGTCAGCTACTGGACCTACTCGCTGATCCGCAACGCGGTCCCGGAGCAGAAGGCCGCCGCGCTCGCGAACGCCGACTGGATCTGGAACGCCGAGCGGAGCCTCGGCATCGCCGTCGAGCAGACGGTGAACCACGCGGTGAACTCCGTGACGTGGCTGATCGTGGGCATGAACTACTACTACGCCACGCTCCACTTCATCGTGACCATCGGCGTGCTCGTGTGGATCTACCGTTTCCATCCCGGGCGGTACGCCGCCACCCGCCTGGTCCTCTTCGCCACCACCGGCGTCGCCCTGGTCGGGTACTACCTGTACCCGCTCGCGCCGCCCCGGCTGATGAACGGGCAGAACTTCGTCGACACCGTGCTGGTCCACCACACCTGGGGCTCGATGGCCTCCGGGAACCTCAAGAACATGTCGAACCAGTACGCCGCGATGCCGTCCATGCACATAGGGTGGTCGCTCTGGTGCGGGCTGACGATCTTCGCGGTCGCCTCCGCCCCCTGGGCCCGGATCCTGGGCCTGCTCTACCCGGCGGCGACCCTCGTCGTGATCGTGGCCACCGCCAACCACTTCTGGCTCGACGCCGTGGGCGGCATGCTCTGCCTGGCCTTCGGCTACACGGCCTCGCGGGCCTGGTTCGGCTCCCTCCCGCACCGGCTGCCGCGCCACCCCCTGTACGCGGGTCCGCACCCGGCGACGGCGCTGCTGAACCGTTTCCGACGCTAG